Proteins from a genomic interval of Coccinella septempunctata chromosome 2, icCocSept1.1, whole genome shotgun sequence:
- the LOC123308454 gene encoding dystrobrevin beta isoform X1 has translation MQIGESSSGSADHRLALIHEMSSHNFDLIRFASYRTAVKLRFIQKKVCLHAVDIWNIIEAFREQGLHALEPSHELSVARLETLLCSLYHSLNKRAPPTQQANVEVCSSLLLNWLLAAYATVDNVGKIRVFSIKVALATLCAGKLMDKLRYIFSQISDSNGLLLQWRFNEYLQEVLALPAAVYESPTFNYTDSLASTIFMLNAKVTVNDFLDTMMSDPGPPVLLWLPLLHRIATVENVVHSIQCDSCLRERFSGFRYRCLKCPHYTLCQDCFWRGRVSSPHTLDHQVKEYASFSPNKTLGQSLRKSFRCVPEKSKNHLPKFPEQPEKTLNLSHIVPPSPVPSHNGFPDSNSCNPFDGMGSLDSRSSTTRSLDSARDDEHRLIARYAAKLAQEAGQGMSRTGLRRSSLSPDMGRVSSEACLGMDSTRAQRELIGQLEAKNREIMREIARLRRQQELEGSAHGPDNPLLMNELRALRMRKDELETHLSSLQDSRRQLMIQLEGLMKMLKVAEKSSENHQASPRSTPNSSPRSTKSPPLPSATTPGQANPRSAPQTPSGLPSSSTSMSNSTTSMVGKSDSLSNMSHSMVEFGHNQPHVQSKDVMTNIQQDRAERGMHNLNSESLMGVGGDVRDVRNAFGGNINMVVSNGNGNRDPMGRSLRNDLLVAADSVTNAMSTLVRELNSGTDR, from the exons ATGCAGATTGGCGAAAGTTCTTCAGGATCGGCAGATCATAGGCTAGCTCTAATTCATGAGATGAGCTCCCATAATTTTGATCTTATTCGTTTTGCTTCTTATAGGACTGCTGTTAAGCTGAGGTTTATCCAAAAAAAAGTGTGCT TACATGCTGTGGATATTTGGAATATAATAGAGGCCTTTCGAGAACAAGGATTACATGCTTTAGAACCTTCACATGAATTAAGTGTTGCAAGATTAGAAACACTTCTATGTTCCTTGTATCACAGTCTCAATAAAAGAGCTCCACCTACACAACAAGCAAATGTTGAAGTATGCTCTAGTTTACTTCTCAACTGGCTATTAGCTGCCTATGCAACAGT TGATAATGTTGGAAAGATTAGAGTTTTCTCTATCAAAGTAGCTTTGGCAACTTTATGTGCAGGAAAACTTATGGATAAATTGAGAT ATATATTTTCACAAATATCTGACAGCAATGGTTTGCTTCTTCAGTGGAGGTTTAATGAATATCTTCAAGAAGTTCTTGCATTGCCTGCAGCTGTTTATGAATCTCCAACATTCAATTATACAGATTCCCTTGCTTCCACTATATTTATGCTT AATGCAAAAGTTACTGTTAATGACTTCTTAGACACAATGATGTCTGATCCAGGGCCTCCAGTTTTACTTTGGTTACCACTTCTTCATCGCATTGCCACTGTTGAAAATG TTGTTCACTCAATACAATGTGACTCTTGCCTCAGGGAAAGATTTAGTGGATTCCGTTATCGGTGTCTGAAATGTCCACATTACACATTATGCCAGGATTGCTTCTGGCGAGGCAGAGTTTCCAGTCCACATACCTTAGACCACCAGGTCAAAGAATATGCTTCCTTC TCACCCAATAAAACCCTTGGACAGTCGCTGAGAAAATCATTTAGATGCGTTCCAGAAAAGTCTAAGAATCATTTGCCCAAGTTTCCAGAACAGCCTGAAAAAACATTGAATCTGTCTCACATTGT ACCACCCTCACCTGTTCCTTCCCATAATGGATTTCCGGATAGTAATTCATGTAATCCATTTGATGGAATGGGCAGCTTAGACAGCAGGTCTTCCACTACTAGaag TTTAGACAGTGCTCGGGATGACGAACATAGATTAATTGCTCGCTATGCTGCCAAGCTTGCTCAAGAGGCAGGCCAGGGAATG TCCAGAACTGGCTTGAGAAGAAGTTCTCTGTCACCTGACATG GGTCGTGTATCTTCTGAAGCTTGCCTTGGAATGGATTCAACTAGAGCCCAGAGAGAACTGATTGGACAGTTAGAAGCGAAGAATAGGGAAATAATGAGGGAAATTGCAAGACTCAG GAGGCAGCAGGAATTAGAGGGCAGTGCACATGGACCTGACAATCCTCTTCTTATGAATGAATTGAGGGCATTACGTATGAGGAAAGATGAACTAGAGACTCATTTGAGTTCATTACAAGATTCCAGGAGGCAGCTTATGATACAGTTGGAAGGCCTCATGAAAATGCTGAAG GTTGCAGAAAAGTCATCGGAG AATCATCAAGCTTCGCCCAGGAGTACACCAAATTCTTCACCGCGAAGTACGAAATCTCCGCCTCTGCCATCAGCCACCACCCCTGGACAGGCAAATCCACGCAGTGCTCCCCAAACGCCATCTGGACTACCATCCTCTAGCACATCTATGTCTAATTCGACTACATCTATGGTAGGAAAATCGGACAGTTTGTCTAACATGAGTCATTCCATGGTTGAATTCGGACACAACCAACCTCATGTTCAGTCCAAGGATGTCATGACAAACATTCAGCAAGATAGAGCGGAGAGGGGCATGCACAACTTGAACAGCGAATCTTTGATGGGGGTTGGAGGGGACGTTAGAGATGTTAGGAACGCCTTTGGTGGAAATATCAATATGG TTGTGAGCAATGGAAACGGAAATCGAGATCCAATGGGTAGATCTTTGAGGAATGATCTCTTAGTTGCGGCCGATTCTGTTACGAATGCCATGTCAACTCTGGTTCGAGAGCTTAATTCAGGTACCGATAGATAA
- the LOC123308454 gene encoding dystrobrevin beta isoform X2, which yields MQIGESSSGSADHRLALIHEMSSHNFDLIRFASYRTAVKLRFIQKKVCLHAVDIWNIIEAFREQGLHALEPSHELSVARLETLLCSLYHSLNKRAPPTQQANVEVCSSLLLNWLLAAYATVDNVGKIRVFSIKVALATLCAGKLMDKLRYIFSQISDSNGLLLQWRFNEYLQEVLALPAAVYESPTFNYTDSLASTIFMLNAKVTVNDFLDTMMSDPGPPVLLWLPLLHRIATVENVVHSIQCDSCLRERFSGFRYRCLKCPHYTLCQDCFWRGRVSSPHTLDHQVKEYASFSPNKTLGQSLRKSFRCVPEKSKNHLPKFPEQPEKTLNLSHIVPPSPVPSHNGFPDSNSCNPFDGMGSLDSRSSTTRSLDSARDDEHRLIARYAAKLAQEAGQGMSRTGLRRSSLSPDMGRVSSEACLGMDSTRAQRELIGQLEAKNREIMREIARLRRQQELEGSAHGPDNPLLMNELRALRMRKDELETHLSSLQDSRRQLMIQLEGLMKMLKNHQASPRSTPNSSPRSTKSPPLPSATTPGQANPRSAPQTPSGLPSSSTSMSNSTTSMVGKSDSLSNMSHSMVEFGHNQPHVQSKDVMTNIQQDRAERGMHNLNSESLMGVGGDVRDVRNAFGGNINMVVSNGNGNRDPMGRSLRNDLLVAADSVTNAMSTLVRELNSGTDR from the exons ATGCAGATTGGCGAAAGTTCTTCAGGATCGGCAGATCATAGGCTAGCTCTAATTCATGAGATGAGCTCCCATAATTTTGATCTTATTCGTTTTGCTTCTTATAGGACTGCTGTTAAGCTGAGGTTTATCCAAAAAAAAGTGTGCT TACATGCTGTGGATATTTGGAATATAATAGAGGCCTTTCGAGAACAAGGATTACATGCTTTAGAACCTTCACATGAATTAAGTGTTGCAAGATTAGAAACACTTCTATGTTCCTTGTATCACAGTCTCAATAAAAGAGCTCCACCTACACAACAAGCAAATGTTGAAGTATGCTCTAGTTTACTTCTCAACTGGCTATTAGCTGCCTATGCAACAGT TGATAATGTTGGAAAGATTAGAGTTTTCTCTATCAAAGTAGCTTTGGCAACTTTATGTGCAGGAAAACTTATGGATAAATTGAGAT ATATATTTTCACAAATATCTGACAGCAATGGTTTGCTTCTTCAGTGGAGGTTTAATGAATATCTTCAAGAAGTTCTTGCATTGCCTGCAGCTGTTTATGAATCTCCAACATTCAATTATACAGATTCCCTTGCTTCCACTATATTTATGCTT AATGCAAAAGTTACTGTTAATGACTTCTTAGACACAATGATGTCTGATCCAGGGCCTCCAGTTTTACTTTGGTTACCACTTCTTCATCGCATTGCCACTGTTGAAAATG TTGTTCACTCAATACAATGTGACTCTTGCCTCAGGGAAAGATTTAGTGGATTCCGTTATCGGTGTCTGAAATGTCCACATTACACATTATGCCAGGATTGCTTCTGGCGAGGCAGAGTTTCCAGTCCACATACCTTAGACCACCAGGTCAAAGAATATGCTTCCTTC TCACCCAATAAAACCCTTGGACAGTCGCTGAGAAAATCATTTAGATGCGTTCCAGAAAAGTCTAAGAATCATTTGCCCAAGTTTCCAGAACAGCCTGAAAAAACATTGAATCTGTCTCACATTGT ACCACCCTCACCTGTTCCTTCCCATAATGGATTTCCGGATAGTAATTCATGTAATCCATTTGATGGAATGGGCAGCTTAGACAGCAGGTCTTCCACTACTAGaag TTTAGACAGTGCTCGGGATGACGAACATAGATTAATTGCTCGCTATGCTGCCAAGCTTGCTCAAGAGGCAGGCCAGGGAATG TCCAGAACTGGCTTGAGAAGAAGTTCTCTGTCACCTGACATG GGTCGTGTATCTTCTGAAGCTTGCCTTGGAATGGATTCAACTAGAGCCCAGAGAGAACTGATTGGACAGTTAGAAGCGAAGAATAGGGAAATAATGAGGGAAATTGCAAGACTCAG GAGGCAGCAGGAATTAGAGGGCAGTGCACATGGACCTGACAATCCTCTTCTTATGAATGAATTGAGGGCATTACGTATGAGGAAAGATGAACTAGAGACTCATTTGAGTTCATTACAAGATTCCAGGAGGCAGCTTATGATACAGTTGGAAGGCCTCATGAAAATGCTGAAG AATCATCAAGCTTCGCCCAGGAGTACACCAAATTCTTCACCGCGAAGTACGAAATCTCCGCCTCTGCCATCAGCCACCACCCCTGGACAGGCAAATCCACGCAGTGCTCCCCAAACGCCATCTGGACTACCATCCTCTAGCACATCTATGTCTAATTCGACTACATCTATGGTAGGAAAATCGGACAGTTTGTCTAACATGAGTCATTCCATGGTTGAATTCGGACACAACCAACCTCATGTTCAGTCCAAGGATGTCATGACAAACATTCAGCAAGATAGAGCGGAGAGGGGCATGCACAACTTGAACAGCGAATCTTTGATGGGGGTTGGAGGGGACGTTAGAGATGTTAGGAACGCCTTTGGTGGAAATATCAATATGG TTGTGAGCAATGGAAACGGAAATCGAGATCCAATGGGTAGATCTTTGAGGAATGATCTCTTAGTTGCGGCCGATTCTGTTACGAATGCCATGTCAACTCTGGTTCGAGAGCTTAATTCAGGTACCGATAGATAA
- the LOC123308454 gene encoding dystrobrevin beta isoform X3: MQIGESSSGSADHRLALIHEMSSHNFDLIRFASYRTAVKLRFIQKKVCLHAVDIWNIIEAFREQGLHALEPSHELSVARLETLLCSLYHSLNKRAPPTQQANVEVCSSLLLNWLLAAYATVDNVGKIRVFSIKVALATLCAGKLMDKLRYIFSQISDSNGLLLQWRFNEYLQEVLALPAAVYESPTFNYTDSLASTIFMLNAKVTVNDFLDTMMSDPGPPVLLWLPLLHRIATVENVVHSIQCDSCLRERFSGFRYRCLKCPHYTLCQDCFWRGRVSSPHTLDHQVKEYASFSPNKTLGQSLRKSFRCVPEKSKNHLPKFPEQPEKTLNLSHIVPPSPVPSHNGFPDSNSCNPFDGMGSLDSRSSTTRSLDSARDDEHRLIARYAAKLAQEAGQGMGRVSSEACLGMDSTRAQRELIGQLEAKNREIMREIARLRRQQELEGSAHGPDNPLLMNELRALRMRKDELETHLSSLQDSRRQLMIQLEGLMKMLKVAEKSSENHQASPRSTPNSSPRSTKSPPLPSATTPGQANPRSAPQTPSGLPSSSTSMSNSTTSMVGKSDSLSNMSHSMVEFGHNQPHVQSKDVMTNIQQDRAERGMHNLNSESLMGVGGDVRDVRNAFGGNINMVVSNGNGNRDPMGRSLRNDLLVAADSVTNAMSTLVRELNSGTDR; encoded by the exons ATGCAGATTGGCGAAAGTTCTTCAGGATCGGCAGATCATAGGCTAGCTCTAATTCATGAGATGAGCTCCCATAATTTTGATCTTATTCGTTTTGCTTCTTATAGGACTGCTGTTAAGCTGAGGTTTATCCAAAAAAAAGTGTGCT TACATGCTGTGGATATTTGGAATATAATAGAGGCCTTTCGAGAACAAGGATTACATGCTTTAGAACCTTCACATGAATTAAGTGTTGCAAGATTAGAAACACTTCTATGTTCCTTGTATCACAGTCTCAATAAAAGAGCTCCACCTACACAACAAGCAAATGTTGAAGTATGCTCTAGTTTACTTCTCAACTGGCTATTAGCTGCCTATGCAACAGT TGATAATGTTGGAAAGATTAGAGTTTTCTCTATCAAAGTAGCTTTGGCAACTTTATGTGCAGGAAAACTTATGGATAAATTGAGAT ATATATTTTCACAAATATCTGACAGCAATGGTTTGCTTCTTCAGTGGAGGTTTAATGAATATCTTCAAGAAGTTCTTGCATTGCCTGCAGCTGTTTATGAATCTCCAACATTCAATTATACAGATTCCCTTGCTTCCACTATATTTATGCTT AATGCAAAAGTTACTGTTAATGACTTCTTAGACACAATGATGTCTGATCCAGGGCCTCCAGTTTTACTTTGGTTACCACTTCTTCATCGCATTGCCACTGTTGAAAATG TTGTTCACTCAATACAATGTGACTCTTGCCTCAGGGAAAGATTTAGTGGATTCCGTTATCGGTGTCTGAAATGTCCACATTACACATTATGCCAGGATTGCTTCTGGCGAGGCAGAGTTTCCAGTCCACATACCTTAGACCACCAGGTCAAAGAATATGCTTCCTTC TCACCCAATAAAACCCTTGGACAGTCGCTGAGAAAATCATTTAGATGCGTTCCAGAAAAGTCTAAGAATCATTTGCCCAAGTTTCCAGAACAGCCTGAAAAAACATTGAATCTGTCTCACATTGT ACCACCCTCACCTGTTCCTTCCCATAATGGATTTCCGGATAGTAATTCATGTAATCCATTTGATGGAATGGGCAGCTTAGACAGCAGGTCTTCCACTACTAGaag TTTAGACAGTGCTCGGGATGACGAACATAGATTAATTGCTCGCTATGCTGCCAAGCTTGCTCAAGAGGCAGGCCAGGGAATG GGTCGTGTATCTTCTGAAGCTTGCCTTGGAATGGATTCAACTAGAGCCCAGAGAGAACTGATTGGACAGTTAGAAGCGAAGAATAGGGAAATAATGAGGGAAATTGCAAGACTCAG GAGGCAGCAGGAATTAGAGGGCAGTGCACATGGACCTGACAATCCTCTTCTTATGAATGAATTGAGGGCATTACGTATGAGGAAAGATGAACTAGAGACTCATTTGAGTTCATTACAAGATTCCAGGAGGCAGCTTATGATACAGTTGGAAGGCCTCATGAAAATGCTGAAG GTTGCAGAAAAGTCATCGGAG AATCATCAAGCTTCGCCCAGGAGTACACCAAATTCTTCACCGCGAAGTACGAAATCTCCGCCTCTGCCATCAGCCACCACCCCTGGACAGGCAAATCCACGCAGTGCTCCCCAAACGCCATCTGGACTACCATCCTCTAGCACATCTATGTCTAATTCGACTACATCTATGGTAGGAAAATCGGACAGTTTGTCTAACATGAGTCATTCCATGGTTGAATTCGGACACAACCAACCTCATGTTCAGTCCAAGGATGTCATGACAAACATTCAGCAAGATAGAGCGGAGAGGGGCATGCACAACTTGAACAGCGAATCTTTGATGGGGGTTGGAGGGGACGTTAGAGATGTTAGGAACGCCTTTGGTGGAAATATCAATATGG TTGTGAGCAATGGAAACGGAAATCGAGATCCAATGGGTAGATCTTTGAGGAATGATCTCTTAGTTGCGGCCGATTCTGTTACGAATGCCATGTCAACTCTGGTTCGAGAGCTTAATTCAGGTACCGATAGATAA
- the LOC123308454 gene encoding dystrobrevin beta isoform X4 has product MQIGESSSGSADHRLALIHEMSSHNFDLIRFASYRTAVKLRFIQKKVCLHAVDIWNIIEAFREQGLHALEPSHELSVARLETLLCSLYHSLNKRAPPTQQANVEVCSSLLLNWLLAAYATVDNVGKIRVFSIKVALATLCAGKLMDKLRYIFSQISDSNGLLLQWRFNEYLQEVLALPAAVYESPTFNYTDSLASTIFMLNAKVTVNDFLDTMMSDPGPPVLLWLPLLHRIATVENVVHSIQCDSCLRERFSGFRYRCLKCPHYTLCQDCFWRGRVSSPHTLDHQVKEYASFSPNKTLGQSLRKSFRCVPEKSKNHLPKFPEQPEKTLNLSHIVPPSPVPSHNGFPDSNSCNPFDGMGSLDSRSSTTRSLDSARDDEHRLIARYAAKLAQEAGQGMGRVSSEACLGMDSTRAQRELIGQLEAKNREIMREIARLRRQQELEGSAHGPDNPLLMNELRALRMRKDELETHLSSLQDSRRQLMIQLEGLMKMLKNHQASPRSTPNSSPRSTKSPPLPSATTPGQANPRSAPQTPSGLPSSSTSMSNSTTSMVGKSDSLSNMSHSMVEFGHNQPHVQSKDVMTNIQQDRAERGMHNLNSESLMGVGGDVRDVRNAFGGNINMVVSNGNGNRDPMGRSLRNDLLVAADSVTNAMSTLVRELNSGTDR; this is encoded by the exons ATGCAGATTGGCGAAAGTTCTTCAGGATCGGCAGATCATAGGCTAGCTCTAATTCATGAGATGAGCTCCCATAATTTTGATCTTATTCGTTTTGCTTCTTATAGGACTGCTGTTAAGCTGAGGTTTATCCAAAAAAAAGTGTGCT TACATGCTGTGGATATTTGGAATATAATAGAGGCCTTTCGAGAACAAGGATTACATGCTTTAGAACCTTCACATGAATTAAGTGTTGCAAGATTAGAAACACTTCTATGTTCCTTGTATCACAGTCTCAATAAAAGAGCTCCACCTACACAACAAGCAAATGTTGAAGTATGCTCTAGTTTACTTCTCAACTGGCTATTAGCTGCCTATGCAACAGT TGATAATGTTGGAAAGATTAGAGTTTTCTCTATCAAAGTAGCTTTGGCAACTTTATGTGCAGGAAAACTTATGGATAAATTGAGAT ATATATTTTCACAAATATCTGACAGCAATGGTTTGCTTCTTCAGTGGAGGTTTAATGAATATCTTCAAGAAGTTCTTGCATTGCCTGCAGCTGTTTATGAATCTCCAACATTCAATTATACAGATTCCCTTGCTTCCACTATATTTATGCTT AATGCAAAAGTTACTGTTAATGACTTCTTAGACACAATGATGTCTGATCCAGGGCCTCCAGTTTTACTTTGGTTACCACTTCTTCATCGCATTGCCACTGTTGAAAATG TTGTTCACTCAATACAATGTGACTCTTGCCTCAGGGAAAGATTTAGTGGATTCCGTTATCGGTGTCTGAAATGTCCACATTACACATTATGCCAGGATTGCTTCTGGCGAGGCAGAGTTTCCAGTCCACATACCTTAGACCACCAGGTCAAAGAATATGCTTCCTTC TCACCCAATAAAACCCTTGGACAGTCGCTGAGAAAATCATTTAGATGCGTTCCAGAAAAGTCTAAGAATCATTTGCCCAAGTTTCCAGAACAGCCTGAAAAAACATTGAATCTGTCTCACATTGT ACCACCCTCACCTGTTCCTTCCCATAATGGATTTCCGGATAGTAATTCATGTAATCCATTTGATGGAATGGGCAGCTTAGACAGCAGGTCTTCCACTACTAGaag TTTAGACAGTGCTCGGGATGACGAACATAGATTAATTGCTCGCTATGCTGCCAAGCTTGCTCAAGAGGCAGGCCAGGGAATG GGTCGTGTATCTTCTGAAGCTTGCCTTGGAATGGATTCAACTAGAGCCCAGAGAGAACTGATTGGACAGTTAGAAGCGAAGAATAGGGAAATAATGAGGGAAATTGCAAGACTCAG GAGGCAGCAGGAATTAGAGGGCAGTGCACATGGACCTGACAATCCTCTTCTTATGAATGAATTGAGGGCATTACGTATGAGGAAAGATGAACTAGAGACTCATTTGAGTTCATTACAAGATTCCAGGAGGCAGCTTATGATACAGTTGGAAGGCCTCATGAAAATGCTGAAG AATCATCAAGCTTCGCCCAGGAGTACACCAAATTCTTCACCGCGAAGTACGAAATCTCCGCCTCTGCCATCAGCCACCACCCCTGGACAGGCAAATCCACGCAGTGCTCCCCAAACGCCATCTGGACTACCATCCTCTAGCACATCTATGTCTAATTCGACTACATCTATGGTAGGAAAATCGGACAGTTTGTCTAACATGAGTCATTCCATGGTTGAATTCGGACACAACCAACCTCATGTTCAGTCCAAGGATGTCATGACAAACATTCAGCAAGATAGAGCGGAGAGGGGCATGCACAACTTGAACAGCGAATCTTTGATGGGGGTTGGAGGGGACGTTAGAGATGTTAGGAACGCCTTTGGTGGAAATATCAATATGG TTGTGAGCAATGGAAACGGAAATCGAGATCCAATGGGTAGATCTTTGAGGAATGATCTCTTAGTTGCGGCCGATTCTGTTACGAATGCCATGTCAACTCTGGTTCGAGAGCTTAATTCAGGTACCGATAGATAA